TTATTCAACCTGAGGTAGGAGAGCCTTTAGAGTACTATATCTCTAAAGGTAAACATATTTTGGTAAGAGAAGGCGATGTGGTTAAAGCTGGAGATCCTTTGGTGGAAGGTTCTCCTAACCCTCACGATATCCTAAAAGTTAAAGGAGTTAAAGGGGTTGCAAGGTTTTTGGTTGAAGAGATTCAGGAAGTTTACAGACTTCAAGGTGTTAAGATAAACGACAAACACTTTGAGGTTATCGTAAAACAGATGCTTAAAAAAGTGAAAATAAAAGACCCAGGCGATACCAATTTTATGATCGGTGAGTATGTGGATAAGGTTAAGTTTGAAGAGGAAAACGAAAAAATCATAGCTACTGGAGGTAAACCAGCAGTAGCCGAACCTGTAATCCTTGGTATAACAAAAGCAGCCTTGCTTACTGATTCCTGGTTGTCTGCTGCCTCCTTCCAGGAAACTACGAGAGTTCTTACCGAGGCCTCTATTGCCGGTAAGGTAGACTATCTAAAGGGACTAAAAGAAAACGTAATCATTGGAAGGTTAATTCCTGCAGGGACAGGAAGGATTGTTTACGAAGAAAAAGGATGGCTGTAAGACCAAATAGACTTTAAATAAAAAAGGGAGGGTTTCAAAAACCCTCCCTTTTTTATTTGTTTTTAAAGGATTGAATTTTTGAGCTTACTTTTTAAGTCCTATTTTCTGAAGCAAAATCTGATATCTGTTAAAATCTGTTCTTTTAAGATAGTTTAAAAGAGCCCTTCTCTGACCGATCAACTTCATAAGACCTCTTCTTGAATGAAAGTCTTTGCGATGAGTTTTTAGGTGTTCCTCCAGTTGTTTTATCCTTGCGGTTAGCAAGGCAATCTGAACCTCTGGAGAACCTGTGTCGTTGGGGTGACGCTGGAAAGTTTGGATGATCTCTTGCTTTAACTCCGGGTCTAAAGGCATACACTCAACCTCCTTTTTGTATTTTTAAGCCTGGGGAAGGCTTATTCCACCCCCAAGCAGTTATCTTAAATATAACTGATTTTTGAAAAAATACAAACCTAAGTTTGGCCTATCGCCCTCTTGTCTAAAATTTTTTTAGCAGTAATGTTAATTTAATGTTGAAAAAATTTTTTAATGATATTTTATGAGGTTTTTATTTTGATATTTCAATTCTGTTTGTTATGGTTTTTATTAAAATAGAGAGGTGCAAAGATGTTTAAAAGAGGAATCTGGGTTTTGGTTCTTCTAATCTTGATAAACTTGATTTTTGTATCATGGGCTCTTGCTAAGAGGGAGGTAAGGTCAGAATTGTTAAAAACTGAAGGAGTTTATGTAATCAACGTGGTAACGGGATCTCCAGCCGCTA
Above is a genomic segment from Thermodesulfobacterium commune DSM 2178 containing:
- the rpsO gene encoding 30S ribosomal protein S15; its protein translation is MPLDPELKQEIIQTFQRHPNDTGSPEVQIALLTARIKQLEEHLKTHRKDFHSRRGLMKLIGQRRALLNYLKRTDFNRYQILLQKIGLKK